AAGCGCCACTGTTAAATTATTCATACTCATTGTAATCTCCCATAATACAAAAATTATGCCCTGAATTACACAATACGTCTAATTTTAGTAGGAAATAATAGAGGGTAGTTCTAGGTTTAAAATAATACTTTAAGCAAAGTCCAATCTGTTGGCCAAAGCTTATTATCGCCTACTAAGGCAACGTCGCAAACACTTTCAAAGATCTTCGCCCTCTTATTAAATAATTCCTCCAAATCACTTTTGGACTTATCTAGCTGAGGCCTATTTTGATCACCCTGGATTCTTGTATAACATGTTTCAAAATCATTCTTAAGATACAAGATTTTAACATCAAGACTTTTTAGTAAATCAATATTTTCCATTAGATCAAGACTTCCGCCACCTAGAGAAATCAATCCCCCAGAGGAAAGCTGCGTAATTGCATTTTTTAGCGCCTTGCTCTCTATTTGCCTAAAGACTTCAAAGCCTTCTGTACGAATAAGTTGGGCAATACTCCCCTTGTCCTGCTCAATATAAAGATCTAAATCAATAGATTTAATCTCTGGAAATTGCTTTAAAAAAGAGCTCTTCCCTGTTCCCATAAAACCACAAATAGCTATAATCACGTTGCACTCACTTTGAAAAAAATAAAAACTCCATGTACTTTTAACTTCTTATAAGTTAGAAGCCCTAATAGATTTATTTTACGTTTGAGGTCACGATGTTGCAAAGAGACATTAAAGATAATCTCGATGAGATTGTAAGAGTTGAAAATTTTTTAGAAGAAGAGAGAGAATACAATCTTGATAAAGACTGTACTTGGGTAAGTGATCTTCTTGAAGAGCTTGAAGAAAACCTAGATGACGACGAAAAAACTCCTGACTACAGAACAATGAAAGTTGATCTAAAAATAAAAAGAAAGGAAATTCCACAATTTGGAGAAGGCCTAATCATAAGAGGCCAATTCAGCGGAGACTTCCACGTTCCGTGCATAAAGTGCCTCACTCCAACTCCAGAATCTGTAAAAGGTAGCTTTGAGGCCGTCTATATTGCAGACAAATATGAAAAGAGTGAAGAATTTGAGGAAACATTGAGCGTTTGGGCCGATAACTCAGAACTTGAGGTATACTTCCATGACCGCGGTAAATGTAATGTTAAGAAAGTGATACATGAGTGCATCTACCTTAATATAAATCCTTACCCGCTTCACTCGCAAGAGTGTAAAGGTTTATGCGGTGTGTGCGGAAGTGACTTAAATCACGTAGACTGTGGACATGCGCAGCATTAAAATGTATCGGACATGGTAAAAAGACTTGATAAAGTAGTGAATATAACGTATCTATTCACCCTTAATAACAAGAAATAATAAGTTAAAGTTATATATCTGGAGTAGAAAATGGCAGTACCTAAGAAGAAAACCAGTGTTTCAAAGAAAGGTTTGAGAAGAGCTGGTCAGCATCATAAATTATATGCAAACAATAAAGTTGTTGTTGATAACACAACTGGAGAGCTAACTAAGAAAGGTTGTATTTCACCTTCTGGTTACTGGAAAGGTCAAAAGATTTTTGATACTAAAGCTGATAGAGAAGAAGAAACTGCTGAGTAATTTCTTGTCTAATTAGATAAATTAATTAAAAATTCCTGAGGGCATTTAAATTCAATTGAGAAATCAAAAGAATTTAAATGCCCTTTGCTATTTTGGAGGCGAGGAAAATGACGGACTATAAAGTTAAAATTAAAGGTACTGGAATGTTTGTACCTGAAAGAATAATGACCAATGATGATATCTCTAAATTTGTTGATACGAATGATGAGTGGATCTTTGAAAGAACAGGTATTAGAGAAAGAAGAATTTCTAATACTGAAGAGGGTGAATTTCCAAGTGATATGGCCTACAAAGCAACACTTATGGCCCTTGAAAATGCGAACTTAGAAGCTAACGATATTGACCTCATCCTTTTTGCCTCAGTAACCCCAGACTTTAAACTTCCTAATACGGCCATTGTTCTTCAGCAGAAACTTGGAATAACTAATCAATGTGCAGCCCTCGATATAGCCGCAGCATGTTCTGGTTTTGTTTACGGATTAAATATGGCCCAAGCGATGATTAGAACAGGAATGGTTAAGAATGCTCTAATCGTTGGTTCTGAAATGCTAAGCCGAGAAGTAAATTGGAAAGACAGAGGAAGCTGTATTCTTTTTGGTGATGGTTGTGGTGTTGCTATCGTAGGAAGAAATGAAGATAGTGATGATTCAGACATTCTATCAACTCACCTAGGCGCAGACGGTACAGGAAGAGAATTTTTTGATCAACCAGTCGGCGGAGCAGTCTATCCAATTACTGAAAGTCACCTTGAAGATGGATCTCACTTCATGCAAATGAAAGGTAGAGAGATGTTTAAAGTTGCCACTAGAACATTAGCGCAAAATGCTAAGACAGTTTTAGAAAAAGCAAACTTAAATCTTGATCAAGTGAACTGGTTAGTTCCTCATCAAGCAAATATAAGAATAATTGAAACAACGGGAAAGCTTCTCGGAATAGATCCTGAAAAAGTTATCGTTAATATAGAAAAGTACGCTAATACCTCTGCCGCGACAGTGCCAATTGCATTTCACGAGGCCATCCAAGATGGAAGAATTAAAAGAGGTGATGTTGTTCTATTTGATGCTTTTGGAGCAGGACTAACAACAGGGGCCACTCTACTACGCTATTAACTAAAGGATAAGTTATGACTAAATCAGTAACACTATTATTTCCTGGTCAAGGTGCGCAGTACGTAGGGATGGGAAAATCTCTGGAGGGTCATAGTGCGTTTGATCTTTTTGAAAAGGCAAACAAAGCACTTGATTTTAACCTAAGCCAGATTATGTTTGAGGGACCAGATGAAGAACTCAAACTTACTAAGTACACACAACCTGCCATTTTAAGCCACTCGGTAGCTTTATTTCAAAAGCTAAACGAGTTACTAGAAAGAAAGAACATTAAAATTGACCGAGTACTTGGTCACTCAGTCGGCGAGTATGCTGCACTAGTTTCTTGCGGAGCAATCCCTTTTGAAGATGCTGTAAAAGCTGTTCACTTAAGAGGAAAGTATATGCAAGAGGCCGTCCCTTCTGGTAAGGGCAAAATGTTTGCAGTGATGAAAATACCTCAAGAGGTTATCGAAAAAGCTTGTAAAGAAGTAAGTCAACCAAACTCAGAAGTAATGCCTGCCAACTTTAATGAACCTAGCCAGATTGTTATCTCTGGAGAAGCAAGTGCTTGCGACAGAGCAGTAGCATGGTTTGAAAAAAATTGGGAAGAACCGTATAGAGCGGTTGAACTTAATGTGTCTGCACCTTTTCATTCTTCTCTTATGAAGCCAGCTGCAGAGAAACTAAATTCTTCTTTTTCAGATTTTAATTTTCAAACAACTACCCTGCCATATATTGCAAATATAGATGCTAAAGAATACCCTGCAGGAACTAATCCAGACACAGTTAAAGAGAACCTCTTCAAGCAAGTTGATGGCTCAGTTCTTTGGACTCAAAGTATTCAGGCCCTAGCTGATGATACTATCTGTATTGAATGTGGGCCAGGAAGAGTATTAATGGGTCTAGTAAGAAAGATTAATAGAAATATAAAAGTTATCTCTCTTGATAAAGATGGAGCTTTTGAAGAGCTCGAGGAGTTATTATAATGATGGCAAATTTTGAAGATTTAAAAGGTAAAATCGTTCTAGTAACAGGTGCTACAAGAGGGATTGGAAAAGCAATCGCTATAAACCTTGCGAAACAAGGTGCTCATGTTGTTTTCAACTTTCGTGAGGGTAAAGAAGCTGTAGCTGATGAGATGCAAAAAGAGCTTATGGCAGCAGGAGCTAGTAATGCTACTGGAGTTATGTTTGACGTAACTAATGCTGAACAAATAAAAAACTCTCTCGATAGTTTTAATAAAGAGTTTGGAGCAATAACAGGTCTTGTTAACAATGCCGGTATCTCTAAAGACCAAATTGTTCTAAGACTAAAAGAAGAAGATATCTCGCAAACAATAGATACTAACCTTAAAGGATCAATCCTAGTTACCTCTGCACTCTCTAGAGCTTTTCTAAGAGCTGAGAATGTTTCAGTTGTAAATATAAGCTCAGTTGTTGGTCTTATGGGAAATCCTTCACAAATCGCATACGCTGCTTCTAAAGCCGGAATGCTTGGATTTACAAAGTCTTACGCCAAAGAGCTGGCTTCAAGAAATGTTAGATGTAACGCAATATGTCCAGGATTTATTGAGACAGATATGACAGATGCCCTTGATGAAAAGGTAAAAGAAGCGTATCTTAGCTCGATTCCGTTAAACCGTCTTGGAAATGTGGAAGAAGTTGCTAACCTAGTGAATTTCTTAATTAGCAAGGCGTCATCTTATATAACTGGAGAAGTTATAAAGATTGACGGTGGATTATATATTTAAGTATTGTAGTTTGAGACACACATAAGGAGTAAATAATGGAAGAAAAAGTAATCAAACTTGTAAGTGATGCAACGAAAATTGATATTGCAAAAATCAACGCAGGAACTAGCTTTGTAGACGATCTTAATCTAGATTCTCTTGATATCGTTGAACTTATGATGAAAATGGAAGACGAGTTTGGAGTAGAGATCCCAGAAGAAGATGCTGAAGGTCTTAAATCTATTCAAGACGTAGTAACTTACCTTGAAAAAAAGTAATCAGATTTAAATAAAAATCTAATAAAAAAAGGGGAAGCAAGTGTTT
The DNA window shown above is from Halobacteriovorax sp. HLS and carries:
- a CDS encoding shikimate kinase, with translation MIIAICGFMGTGKSSFLKQFPEIKSIDLDLYIEQDKGSIAQLIRTEGFEVFRQIESKALKNAITQLSSGGLISLGGGSLDLMENIDLLKSLDVKILYLKNDFETCYTRIQGDQNRPQLDKSKSDLEELFNKRAKIFESVCDVALVGDNKLWPTDWTLLKVLF
- a CDS encoding DUF177 domain-containing protein, whose translation is MLQRDIKDNLDEIVRVENFLEEEREYNLDKDCTWVSDLLEELEENLDDDEKTPDYRTMKVDLKIKRKEIPQFGEGLIIRGQFSGDFHVPCIKCLTPTPESVKGSFEAVYIADKYEKSEEFEETLSVWADNSELEVYFHDRGKCNVKKVIHECIYLNINPYPLHSQECKGLCGVCGSDLNHVDCGHAQH
- the rpmF gene encoding 50S ribosomal protein L32; its protein translation is MAVPKKKTSVSKKGLRRAGQHHKLYANNKVVVDNTTGELTKKGCISPSGYWKGQKIFDTKADREEETAE
- a CDS encoding beta-ketoacyl-ACP synthase III → MTDYKVKIKGTGMFVPERIMTNDDISKFVDTNDEWIFERTGIRERRISNTEEGEFPSDMAYKATLMALENANLEANDIDLILFASVTPDFKLPNTAIVLQQKLGITNQCAALDIAAACSGFVYGLNMAQAMIRTGMVKNALIVGSEMLSREVNWKDRGSCILFGDGCGVAIVGRNEDSDDSDILSTHLGADGTGREFFDQPVGGAVYPITESHLEDGSHFMQMKGREMFKVATRTLAQNAKTVLEKANLNLDQVNWLVPHQANIRIIETTGKLLGIDPEKVIVNIEKYANTSAATVPIAFHEAIQDGRIKRGDVVLFDAFGAGLTTGATLLRY
- the fabD gene encoding ACP S-malonyltransferase, with the protein product MTKSVTLLFPGQGAQYVGMGKSLEGHSAFDLFEKANKALDFNLSQIMFEGPDEELKLTKYTQPAILSHSVALFQKLNELLERKNIKIDRVLGHSVGEYAALVSCGAIPFEDAVKAVHLRGKYMQEAVPSGKGKMFAVMKIPQEVIEKACKEVSQPNSEVMPANFNEPSQIVISGEASACDRAVAWFEKNWEEPYRAVELNVSAPFHSSLMKPAAEKLNSSFSDFNFQTTTLPYIANIDAKEYPAGTNPDTVKENLFKQVDGSVLWTQSIQALADDTICIECGPGRVLMGLVRKINRNIKVISLDKDGAFEELEELL
- the fabG gene encoding 3-oxoacyl-ACP reductase FabG; its protein translation is MANFEDLKGKIVLVTGATRGIGKAIAINLAKQGAHVVFNFREGKEAVADEMQKELMAAGASNATGVMFDVTNAEQIKNSLDSFNKEFGAITGLVNNAGISKDQIVLRLKEEDISQTIDTNLKGSILVTSALSRAFLRAENVSVVNISSVVGLMGNPSQIAYAASKAGMLGFTKSYAKELASRNVRCNAICPGFIETDMTDALDEKVKEAYLSSIPLNRLGNVEEVANLVNFLISKASSYITGEVIKIDGGLYI
- the acpP gene encoding acyl carrier protein; protein product: MEEKVIKLVSDATKIDIAKINAGTSFVDDLNLDSLDIVELMMKMEDEFGVEIPEEDAEGLKSIQDVVTYLEKK